The nucleotide window tacactttgtgagaaaaaaatcgtGGCAAAGAATCGTGATAttaattctaagcaaaaaaaaataatcgtgatttgtATTTTCCCCCCTAATCGCGCCGGTCTAGTTGCAAAGCATATCCGAAACTGAACATACACTGATAATTTTTGCAGCAAGCCCGGTCTTTGTTAGCTCCGTCACCACATCGTTGTATTCCTTGGATCCCAGAGTCAGAGGAACCCGTTTGAGGAGGTCGCCTTTCATGTCTTCCCAATTTGATGGCAGATCAGCGTCACCTTCAAAGAAAATCATaagaatgtttgtttttaaggtaAGCTACTGTACAGTTTTACAAACCTGTGTCTTATATTTTTTACGGTTCCATTCATATCACTGCTTAGGTATTGTATAGTAAAGTGGATCTCTGAGGCTTGTGCTTCTATTCTCATATATTTTTTCTATTATCAGCTCAGTGTGAAACAggactttttttatgaaaatggaGGAAGTAAAACAGACGAAATCCCTCACCTTTCACCTCTTTTCTATGTAGCTCTATTTCTTTACGGCCATTTGCTGACACTGCTTTTCTAAGCATTACTTGAGCATGGTACTTCTCGTTGTTGATCTTGATAGCCACACTTTGTTGTTTCTTCTCCAGAGCCTCTTCCAGGTGGAGGTTGGTGTAAATGTCCAAGGGCACCATCACCCCACTGCTGATCTCAAATTGCCACTCTACCAGTCCACTCAGCAGCAAGGCCTTGCTCTTCAAGTTCTCAGACCTCTCCACCTTGCGGATGATGTCCCTGattgtcagaaaaaaaggaatatgcTGACATTTGGTACACAGGACTGAAGCTTTGCTGCATATTTGTTCTCCTCAATGAATTCATTTGCTGACCTGACTGCAGACTCAGCGGTGTGGACGTCTCTGGTCAGACCCTCCAGGTGGATGTTGGACTCCTGGTCCTCCATCCCTCGGTTCAGACGGATGCTAACTGTCAGTTTCCTCTGCAAGGCATTTAGCTGGTCCAAGTCGGCCTGTGACAGCTGACTGATGTACTGGTCTGTGATGGTTCTCTCCGCTTGCTCGGCCACAATCAGCTCCTCAACCCTTTTCTTAGCCTGACTCACAGTCTGCAGTGGTGGGGTAACAGTTGTGGAGTTCGGTTACAAACCAGCATCACTACAAGAACATTTTCCTATTGTTATACTTAACTTCTCTCATGTTTTCTgcttgtgtgagtgagtgactgaCTGGCCTCAAGAATCAAGAGATCCTTTCAAAGCAAAGAGCTAAACCTAAGTAAATAATTGCATGTTCACCATGTCATTGTCGGCACACAACTGGAACACTGTGGGCTCAAACTCCTCTCTCTCCAGAAACAGGTCCTCTGTGTTGGGTCGCTCCTCACCAAGTCCCATAAAAAACGAAGTGACACTgtctaaaataaagtaaaacaacaaacagtttttttaagattattatttTGGGTTTTCtcacctttaatggacaggacagcttgttgagaaaggagagagagagagggggaagacatgcagataaatgtcacaggtcagactcaaaccctggacctctgcgtcgaggcataaacctctatgtataCGGGTGCCTgcgctaccaactgagccaactcAGCCACCAAACAGTGTAATTTACTAGGGTGTGTTAAGtattaaaatattcaaaagaTGATTCTGTTTTGTTCTTATAGTCAGCAAGTTCAAGAGTTATCTGAATACACAAAGAAGTACTTGTTGTTGAGTGTGTATGTCACAGCCTGATatatcttcttcctctgtgttgtACTGAGTGACATGTTTCTTCATTCCCATGAACAGGAGATTGTgacaataaacatttttattaattaatttctgaGAAAGAAATAACAGAATAATGCCTAAGAGCAAACTAGATTAAAACAATCAGgaagaaatgatgaaaaataatcACACTTCTAGAGTAGGTGGAGTTTACTAAATACCTTTGAACCTGGTAAAGACGCCCTTCGCCTCCacctgctctccctctctcttcttcatgCTCTTGTGAAACTCCGTCATCATGACTGTCTGGAAGATCAGGATCTTTACACTGCAAACGAACCTCGGTTGCTTCTTCCGCACAAAGTCCACCACCCCATCCACCATGGCGTCTGCCACCGCCGATGGGTCGGCCCCTCCCTGACCTAACAGGCAGACAAGGAccggtgatgatgatgatgatgatgatgatgatgattatgatgagaGGATTGACATAGTCTGTGAACCATGATGTACACTAGACTAAGGGCCCTTAGCACCCAGCGCAACTGACTTTGTACACTAACACATGTATCATTCCTATTTTGCACCTGACGCACAGCTGACTTTTCCATCCACAGACTGACACTGGTAAATTAGGGAATGAACTTGTGCTCCCAGGGGCGGTTTGGTTAAAAGAGGAGGCGTGTTCCGGCGCAAACGTTCCCTGGTGCTATTTTAAAGTTTCACAAAACAATTCTGCTACAGACCCGGAAAAACCTAGTTTGAAGTCAGTGCCGCGTTATTCAGATGCTATTTTAAGGGTGGATGCTTGGCCGTAATCTAGGGTGTGCAGACTGCGCATACACTTTGCTTCTCTCATTTCACAGACCCAGCAGTTCCCATTTTTGCAAACCACACATAATTACAAGGAAAAATATGACCTTGTTTTACACATTTCCATGAATCGTGGATGTGTGGATGACATAAATTAGGAACTATTAGAGGAAAGGGGATATGATGTTGAACTGCATGTGCCGATGCCAATTAACCCAAATGTCCCAGAGAGAGAAGAGCTGCATCGTCTATGGTGAGGTAATCTTGGTCTAATGTTAGACTACATTGCAAAATTATCACCatcagtgttgggagtaacgtACAAAAGCaacgcaattacagtaatgtattccttttggCTGTAACGGAGTAATATAACgcattactaattacatttcgGTAATATTATACTCATTATAATCTTAGTAAAGCGAGTTACAACGCATTTTAAtacaacatttagtttttgtttttttaagaatagaataagaataaataaataccatACCACCATACTATGCCTTTAGTGGATTGGCTTNNNNNNNNNNGCttgtcttttactgtgaccATTCACAATTCAATAGGTTACAGttttacaaacaacaaagtgaGCAGATGAACATGTTTTACATCTAGCGTTTTACATTTGTCTCAGTAAGCTAGCAAGAgtacacaacagaaaacaaatgcacTTGCTGTGATGAtttgcagtaaaactaaattactgttaaacaaacaaggttgtgtaccttttcacatatcagctgtaaatcaagtactgtaaatatagTAAATAGTGTGAAAATGAATTACTTTAACTTGTAACTGAGAACTTATAAGTACATCatggtattggtacttttacttcagtacaaTAACAGCTgcttaattttaatatttgatttgGTTGATGTGATACAAACTCTGTGCAGACAGAATGTACTGTACCTGAACATCACATCAAATGTATCTTTAGTCAGCTTTACTACACTGAGATGAGTGAATATATTACAGTAATGGACTGTGGACTGTAGAAGACAGTAAATCCAAACAAAATGATAGAGATGActaaacaaacaagtaaaccagtgagatgaaaaagaaaatttttgAGAGAAATTAGACTTTGCTCTTTCTTGTCTCATTAGAATCCCTTCACGAgaagatttttctttaaaatacactCAATAAAAGTTAAACAAAACTTCAAATAATGACTGATTTGTATACTGTACAGTTTCTGTTTGAACAGACCTGTTCCCAGGGCCGGGAAGGAGATAGAGCTGAGCTTGTTCTCCTCACAGAACTTCAGCACTGTGTAAACCACATCCTTTATCTTTGCAGGATCATTCTGGCCGACAACGTGGATAATGTGTGTGCTGGGCAGCTTGCCGGCCAACGTTAAGATGAACAGACCAGGCTGGTAATTCGGAGAATTTACTACAGAGACAAACCAAACAACACTCATAACACAGCCTGGTGATACAACCAGAATAGCAGACattcaacaacaacatgaaaacCAGCTAACAAGCTAGCAGAGAAGTTGAAATGAACGGGGATgaattttacaaatatttaactAGGCCTATACTTACACTCAGGTCATAATAGTTACCTAAAATGTATagataaacaaattaaacaactaAAAGTAATAGCTGAATGgttaaaatataaatgacaATTGAAGTATACCAACCTAAACATTGAGAATTACTTTGCATTTGTAGTGTTACTTAACTACcttaaaatcaattaaaataaacacatttgaaacatCATGTAGCATTTTAATTCATCTGAGAGGTGCATCAGACAAAAAAGTTGGAGTTTTGCAATAACCCAAATAATACTGCTCTCTATCAGAAGAAGAGCAGTTGCACTGTGActgaagtgtgtgtatgtaaagcGGGGAAGGTTAAATTCCAGCTACATACCAATCTGTGAGCACTCCAGCTCAACGGTTAGTCCAGCCCGGTCCAAGATTGCTTTCGACACTCCTGGGGTATTATAGAAGAAGAGTAAGAATAATAAATGATACTGCTGTAAGTTAAAaggaatatttaaattaaaatgccaaaacatttcaacatttttattgaatgttttttgtttgttttatttttggtcaatgtaacattatatgttatatgtttttaaagtgaGACTGAAACTTCTCCTTTGCATTGCATTAaagacattttatatatatatatatgcaattCAATTTTCATTAAACTTAACTTAACTGAAACTAATGACAGCCTGGTAAGAAAGGTAatactttgaaaaaataaatgcataaaacaCTGTCATTTGGAAAAAAGTGATGTGTATAAATGTTCTCCAAGGTTTGTTTGGTAAGACCAACAAAATGACGAGGAGAAATAAAGAGTCACCTGATTTTAGGTTAAAGCTTTGATTGGAGGAGTTGACGATGACATCACAGGCCTCCTTGGTGATGTCTCCAGATGACACCTCGAGGGTGAGCTGACCCATCTGCATCCGATACACGCCAAGGGAGGGGGACGACACCTGGCTGAAGGAGgcttacacacagacagacacgcaacacacacacacacacacaaagctcatatatatatatatatatatatatatatatatatatatatatatatatatatatataaaaaaatcacaattaatcacattaatgtcatcgttaacttgcaattaatctcaattaattgcacatttttacctattctaaatgtcccttgatttctgtttattccattattttttctcattttaatcaacatggaaaagttgATCGagttgctttgtgcaaatgtttttttattgaaaacaacattggcatggcctactgtagtttttaatttaacacgcaacattctcacttggagcagtcattcacacttggagaaaataatctctcacacaatgtaacactgtccatcaacaaaagggtgaaaaaaataatttgacaaGGGGGCGGAGAATtcgcatcagctgtgtgcttggccatcaagtggtatttcagactggacgtgctgcgatggtagctcagttcacaacgacaaaacacacagatcactttggtcttgtgtCTCgctgaaatggatgccaataagattctggatggaaacttTACGTTTTTGAAAGTacttgtagtttttctaacgttacttgtggttgcaacagcatgtgaaaaaaactgcaaagtttgctaggccaaaagtAACGTgataaaaaaattgacgccgttaaaatgggtttgcattaATGCCCTTAATAGACAAAATCATTAAACACTGAACTGCCAAAAATAGTTTGAGCCAGGTGATCTGGAGGCTCAAAACGTTCTGTCTCTAAAATCCGCAAATCAATTACATTCACAAGTTGACGtctaaaataatcaataatttgacCCTTTACATTCTCAAATCTAAAGATtacttttgtttgatttgttctgtcttttctcaacagttttgttgttcaTAAAAATTTCACTTGAAGATAACATAAATGAAAGGTGTGTAGGCTTCTTACCTGGGGACTGTTGGGATTGGTTGACTGATGACCTAACTGGTGCCTCGTTAAATTCCAGAGCTTCAGTTTGGATATTTCTCTGGCCAGTCTGACCTTTAAATCCTCTGGTGAAACACTGACAAACAAGATGTTGCCACATTATTTTAATACAAGTGATTTGATACAGGTTTGCTGCTCAATACCTGCTTGTATGCATCTCTGTGGGTAAAAAAGTTCAGTTTAAAGGAGTCCTCCACAACTTTGTCATTGCACTTTTCATTTTCAGACTTGTGAtccacagtttaaaacaaaaaggaccAAAATCAATGCTGCAGAACCAGAGATGTCCTTCTTCCTCATCAAAACCTGGTGCCTAAATTGCATAATAGTAGTGTGTTCCATTTGTACTCGGAAGTCAGATTTTGTGAGGTCAAAGTCGACAACACACACCCTGACCTCAGAAGTCAGGCAACCACCGAGTACCCCGAGATAAAAATCGAACATGGATGCTCCGTGCATCAACAGTTGTAAAAGCTGTACTAACGTACAGTTATAATCTCTTCTGTTTTATATGTGTCTCACTAAATAAGTTGTACACAAAGTCCTGTCCATCTtctatttgtgtgcatgttgctacgctgtttttttgtgaaaacaaagTGCGTAATGTGTTGTTATAAACTGacattgctaacaatggctaacctggctagagctaatgaaaacagtgaaaatcCGACTTAGAAATGGAACGCATTTAACTCTGGTGTGAAGTTATTCCCTGCTTTGGCTTCCGAGTTCTGAGCTAAATGGAACGCACTATAGATTGTGGTGTTTAATGCTAATAGCAGCTAATGTGCTACAGAGGTCTCACTTCACTTTAATGTCACACCTCaagatttcttttatttttttatacttaaACATGCTGTctttaacaaaatgaaactCACATCAACCGTTTGGTTGTCACTCGGGTGAACAACGATGGCCACCTCTCTCAGATGGCGAGGAGTTTTCCTGCGGCTGTACGAGTGGATCTCCTGCAGCAGGACTCTGGACACCACGTCTCTGGGGAAGCAAAGGTTTCCTGTGCCGATGGCCGGGAAGGACAGCGACGCCATCCGACTTTTCTCAGCCTTCTCCAGACAATATCTGATGATGGATATTAACTCCTgagacaaaaagacaacatACAGAAGAAGTAAGTAAGACTCTGGAAATAAACTTATACATGGAGCCTTATGAGTCCAATATGTACATTTACTTACGTACTGTACATAAGTGgacatttgaggtactttacttaaTATTGTCATTTAATGCAATTTCATACTTCTACTCAGCTTTAGTGCGTTTAAGGAGAGACATCTCAAGGTCTTTATCGCTATATTAAACAATGCAATGTTTAATATATATTTCCTACGTGCAATACTGTGAATTCCACCTTCAGTTTGTCTACTTACTATATCTTGCTTCATGTTATTACACAATCCCCTTTGTTGCTGTAACACTGCAAATTTGTCCACTGTGGGACTAATAAACTAATATCTTAAATGTGGAAAACCATGTGTGCTATGACTTCATTGccaaggtaaaaataaaaataaaaaaggaggcTACTTGTCACAAAAGTGAAAGGAAATGGTTGTCACATTGAGAATCGCTCATTCTCCTCTCCCGTTGTATTAGTccaaaaaattattattacCAACCTTAACAAAACATgaccagggcctgaagttaacttttttgacaggTGGATTTTTAAATCCACAGTGGCTTGACGCCAATTGTCCACTTTTTATTAAAACgccttcttttacttttctttgactcATCTTTTTGTTAGTTGTTTATTTCAGCTGGCCTCTTTACCACAGTAATGTGCCGCCAAATTTTTAGCTAAAATACAACGATATGGCGGACTTtgttgaaatgtaaaagaaaaacagttgcaaaaaaaaatgaatcactcaattctcattggctacctgccaatgtGGACTGCAGTACGACCCAGCTGCCTAAAATAAAATTTCTGTAACTGAAAACCCTCACCTCCTGGCCAGCTCCGTTGTTCCAAAATGGGCAAACAGCATGATAGACTTTTCGACACTTGAGGTTGAAGCCGTCGGTGATGACGACATCGCCGTATGGCAGTGCTCTTGCCCCGGCTTCCGACAGAACAGCTGACTGGAGGCCATGCCCGGCCGCCTGCAGGATCGCTTTGGAAACAGCTCCCTGGTTCAGCTTCATGTCTTCTGAGATGGtgttgacaatgactgcagtcTGTGGACCAAAAACCACAGCATTGTAGACAAGTTTAAGACTACAACTGAAAGGATAAGAAGGTTCATTTTAGACAACCAATATTTCTGTTAAGTCATTTCTCAGGtagaaatacaatacaatacaatataaaaagtgGAGGCTGGGAGTGTGGtctgaccaactgccactttgttcgtttaaaagccatgatgtctctctctcatggttgggacaaaattctctgggcgggcaaagcagggaaaggggaggtaaccttgccccttatgacctcataagggggcaagattccagattggcccacctgagctttcattttgtcaaaggcagagcagaatacccagggcttggtttacacctatcacaatTTCTAGCCACGaggggaccaaaggcaggctggaggaacgcatattaacgttaaaaaacctcataaagtgaaattttcatgtcatgggacctttaagacacAGACATCAATCAAGTTGGTGCAGTAAACGGTTAGTCAAAtgatgcttttaaaatgcaacacaGCCTCAGTACTTACAGTCTGGTCCTGAATGTTTCCTTTCCACAGAACAATCTTCAGACCCTCAGCTGTGGTCTGCTCTATCCTGCCTGAGCTACAGCAAATTACAGGACAGGACTGATGTCACCACAGTGAATGAAGTCAcatcaaaaagacaaaaatctgTGAACATGTTAGTGCACTGTACAGGTAATGTGGCTCTCTTTTccttatttatacattttggtGTTTAGTCTTGTTGGATTTACATTGATCTTGAGTTGTTTCTGACCCTATGATGGACCGGAGTCTTAAACTGAggtgcaaaaaataaattactaaGAAGACTagagaaaagagagataaaaagaAGTAACAGATCCTTACCCTCCATTTCCTCCAGGCCAGGCGTGTCCCCCGGGAGCTCCCCTGTTACCTTGCAGGCCTCCCTGTAATCCAGCTCCTGCCCCCTCAGCCCCCTTTCTGCGGCCTCCTCCTTCACCAAACCGGCCGTCCCTGGGCGAGTGGCTCTTACCTCGACTCACCTGATATCTGCTGGGGGATGAACAATATATATGTTTTAAGACACAAAAACCCACCTTCAAACAACTCTGTCTGATTCAAACGCTGTTTCAAATGTAGCCTGGCTTTgtctaaaagtaaaaaaaatccaccaACTACCACCTATCAAGCTCCCTGAGTGACATGTtaaatctttattttctctgtttaacatgtttaaaaGGCCATGTGTAATGGTTGTACATGTCCATCTCCGGTAGCGGCAAATTTATGTGTGGGGAACATGCAGgagtatattgttgtttttcccatATAGATAAAATATATAAGCTGTGTTATCAGAGGCCTGGATTTGTATCACGGATTGTGTATGGTCTGATTTTGGTGTattatttcctttgttttgaAACGCTTTACTAATTGATGCTTCTATAAAATGACACTGGGTTGTGACGTAAGGGATCATCATCAGCTGATCGATTGGACTCTGGAGAAGGACGGAAAGAAGCGGTCGTGTTTAGAGGGCGCAACGTGGCATGTTTTCCAGGCGACACCAACCACTGGATAAAGTATATATTCCGGTGGATTAAAACTTGGGATTTCTCCTTGGGACTACGGCGGCGACCCTGGTGCTGAACGGACCGTGGCGAGGTTGCATAAGTTGCCCGTGTGGACAGTAATTAACTGCGTCTTCTCGCCACGCTTCTCcggccatgttttgttttgttttgtttgttctctACGTTTGCTATTCTGGATCCGGACTATTTAAGTTTACTGaatgaaatttgttttgttgggaCGTTGGGGTGTTTTGGGGgaaacatatttaaatgtgtggGATGCTTTGAGTGCTTTAACGTGTTTGTATAGAGTGGGTGTGTCCGAGGTTTAATTAGTTGTGTTTCTAATACACACAGTGAAACCTATATTCAAtggtcttctttttttaaattttattagCATGTTTATTGAGCCAAATTAGAGGCAATTAGAGTGTTTGGGGGGTTAAGAGTATTCAGGGgttgtgtaaataaagtagcctatagatatcagagatccgcccattaccttaatttttatgcgttgtacttttcccttgccgGGTGAGTTAAGGAACTGTTACATACgtgtaaaacagaaaatgtgttaCTTTACAGAAAAATTAGGTTTCCCACTATTTCTTTGCTGAGAGCACTTCCTGGAGTCTCAGCTGGTTTCCTTCCAATTGCTCAgagccaagaaatagtctggAACAAAAACCcctgtaaaacatcaaattgatgtttttacactttggtttttgtacaTACTTTTTGGATTTCGTTTTTACATTTGGAAAGAGCcagactagctgtttcccccatttccagtctttatgctaaccTAACCAGCTgctagctgtagcttcatatttgcCATGTAGACATAAGAAATTTCAATCTTCAAATCCATGTTCTAATCAACAGTAAAAGTTGCTTAtgataaaaaaagtttattCTATTTACCCTGCAGCCCCAGTGCCTCTTCCTCCTGCCTCATGTGGTACAGTCATAGTAGGTCCGAGGTCCATGAACTTTTTATTGACAGCTGTGGCCAGGACTCTTACGGTCTTATCATTGTTGTCCACCAGGTGAATCTCCGTCAACGATCTTGGACCTCCTGGATTGTCACAGTAGTCCCGCACTGCCTGAGCTATGGTCTCAGCACAGAGTTCAACAGGAAAACCAAACACACCTGAGCTGATCGCTGGCAGTGCAATGGTGGAGCAGTTCACTCCCTCTGCTTGTGCCAGACTATTTTTAACAGCAAGCTTCAGACGTGACACTGACATCTGCCTGTTAAAGTCAGAAAAACGTGGGCCGACTGCATGTATGACGTACTTGCAAGGCAGGTTACATGCACCTGTAACGATGGCATCACCCGGACTTAGTTTTCCACTTTTGGCAACATGGTCGTTGCTGAGTTTCTGCAGCTCGGGTCCCGCAGCCTTTAGCAAGGCTAAAGCCAGGCCGCCAATGTGCTGTAAGTCCTCATTAGCTGCGTTGACCACCGTGTCCACGTGGAAGCTACAGATGTCGGCCTTGCTGACTGAAATCAGAACTCCACTTGGGGTCTTCACTTTGCAATAACAAAGGTCATTGTCTTCCTCACagttctcttcttcctcttcgtCTTGATTCTCTGGACGAAGCATCACCACACAGCTTAGCTCTGTCATTATTGTAGACAGGAACAGGCTTCCTTGAGTTTGGAAGTACTTCTTAGCTCCAGGCTTGTCCACAATGAAATTGTCAGTGGAGAGAGCACTGGTCAGTTTCTGAAAGCAGATTTTAGCTTTCTGGACGTGAAGACGAGCCCCAGCAAGAGTGATTCTTGGCCTCTCTGGATCAAAACGGACTTCTACATCATTATTCTTGGCAATACTGGACCAATCTTGTGATTTTTTCTTGTCAATGAACTGAATTACAGCGCATGACTCGACACGAATGGTTTCTTGAACTCGTGAGTAGTTCACAATGAATTCCTTTAGACTGCTGCTGACCTCTTTCACCGGATTTTGGAAGCCGGCCACAGTTActttgtctctcctctctgggTGGATCTGAATGGCcactgttttcttctttaaGGAGTTGTAGGTGTCCAACAGCTGTTGGTTCAAGCTTACCCAGTTTTGAAGTTTAAGAACTTCCTGGTCTTCCACATCCAGAGTCTGTACGCCAAAAACTGTCTTCATCTTATTCTCTGCGACAGCGAGGACACTCTCAGAACTCCCCAACAGGAAAACCCCTTTGCTCTCAATGCTGTAGATGGCACTGATGCTTTGAGACGTGAACAGGTCCTGGGACATGTCCATGGGATCCACTGTCTTGAGAAAGTCTAGAAGATGTGTGGGGACATTCAGCTGCTTTTTACTCATAGCCACATTCCTCTCCAAGATCCACGACTTAGTCTGGTAAACCTCTGCAGGGAGTCCTGTGATGGTTAACGTCTGGGTGCCTTCATCAAAGGAGAGGTTCATGTCAGGGGAAATGTCCTGGGCAGCTTTCTGCACCCCATTCTGCTGCAGGATGTAGAACTCTGCAGGGGACATAACCATTACCTCAGAGACACCTTCTGTCTGCCGTTTCATCTGACTCATGGCTTTAAGAACAATGTTCTCCACAGGAGCCCTGATTTGTTTTATGTCGGTGGCTCGGCCAGCCACGGTCAAAGTCCCCCTGGATGCATCCAGCACCAGGACGGCGTCTTCCCTGACAACCGAACGGACCTCCTTCTCTGCAGCTTTCCATGCACGTGCATTTGCTGCACATTCAAAGGCTGTGTACTGAGACATTTGCTGACGAAAGGCTTCTAGGGCGGTGTTCATCCAGTTATCTACACGTTTGGCCGTCAGACCTTGCTGCCTCAAAAAGCTCGGGAGAGGGCTGAGTTTCACCTCAGGGTTATCCAAGTCCAC belongs to Etheostoma spectabile isolate EspeVRDwgs_2016 chromosome 5, UIUC_Espe_1.0, whole genome shotgun sequence and includes:
- the LOC116689890 gene encoding protein mono-ADP-ribosyltransferase PARP14 isoform X1; its protein translation is MEGNKHPPPVIVEGDWSPDQTKTMKNKLQLYFQSKKKSSGGDCRVVAEDGAPRAAVYFKSEEVRERVLARQNHEITLENQTVKLRLISASSPTNSDGVSDSLTDSKTPKSEAEPGNGDSTKSQEESVQSVAVVLDNVSDSMSPDMLSMLVENISGLDESCYSLEIIWETNRAVVTFNKPEDVEKFLSVSESTQKLQKRGLSARPLEAAESVRVESLPPTVVKDMLELYFEKSWALPENIVMIPSEQAAIATFNNPKVVECICIKQDIVMRSIPIKVYPYYKSLGTALYGSERPTWKMPEPFTESVHHVVWKFLLMKKLLKTINDQMRPYFCSVDLDNPEVKLSPLPSFLRQQGLTAKRVDNWMNTALEAFRQQMSQYTAFECAANARAWKAAEKEVRSVVREDAVLVLDASRGTLTVAGRATDIKQIRAPVENIVLKAMSQMKRQTEGVSEVMVMSPAEFYILQQNGVQKAAQDISPDMNLSFDEGTQTLTITGLPAEVYQTKSWILERNVAMSKKQLNVPTHLLDFLKTVDPMDMSQDLFTSQSISAIYSIESKGVFLLGSSESVLAVAENKMKTVFGVQTLDVEDQEVLKLQNWVSLNQQLLDTYNSLKKKTVAIQIHPERRDKVTVAGFQNPVKEVSSSLKEFIVNYSRVQETIRVESCAVIQFIDKKKSQDWSSIAKNNDVEVRFDPERPRITLAGARLHVQKAKICFQKLTSALSTDNFIVDKPGAKKYFQTQGSLFLSTIMTELSCVVMLRPENQDEEEEENCEEDNDLCYCKVKTPSGVLISVSKADICSFHVDTVVNAANEDLQHIGGLALALLKAAGPELQKLSNDHVAKSGKLSPGDAIVTGACNLPCKYVIHAVGPRFSDFNRQMSVSRLKLAVKNSLAQAEGVNCSTIALPAISSGVFGFPVELCAETIAQAVRDYCDNPGGPRSLTEIHLVDNNDKTVRVLATAVNKKFMDLGPTMTVPHEAGGRGTGAAGRYQVSRGKSHSPRDGRFGEGGGRRKGAEGAGAGLQGGLQGNRGAPGGHAWPGGNGGSGRIEQTTAEGLKIVLWKGNIQDQTTAVIVNTISEDMKLNQGAVSKAILQAAGHGLQSAVLSEAGARALPYGDVVITDGFNLKCRKVYHAVCPFWNNGAGQEELISIIRYCLEKAEKSRMASLSFPAIGTGNLCFPRDVVSRVLLQEIHSYSRRKTPRHLREVAIVVHPSDNQTVDCFTRGFKGQTGQRNIQTEALEFNEAPVRSSVNQSQQSPASFSQVSSPSLGVYRMQMGQLTLEVSSGDITKEACDVIVNSSNQSFNLKSGVSKAILDRAGLTVELECSQIVNSPNYQPGLFILTLAGKLPSTHIIHVVGQNDPAKIKDVVYTVLKFCEENKLSSISFPALGTGQGGADPSAVADAMVDGVVDFVRKKQPRFVCSVKILIFQTVMMTEFHKSMKKREGEQVEAKGVFTRFKDSVTSFFMGLGEERPNTEDLFLEREEFEPTVFQLCADNDMTVSQAKKRVEELIVAEQAERTITDQYISQLSQADLDQLNALQRKLTVSIRLNRGMEDQESNIHLEGLTRDVHTAESAVRDIIRKVERSENLKSKALLLSGLVEWQFEISSGVMVPLDIYTNLHLEEALEKKQQSVAIKINNEKYHAQVMLRKAVSANGRKEIELHRKEVKEGDADLPSNWEDMKGDLLKRVPLTLGSKEYNDVVTELTKTGLAAKIISIERVQNTTLWQSYQLMKKQMEVKNKHTNNERVLFHGTGASSIDLINKQGFNRSYAGAHGAMYGNGSYFAVDPVYSAQGYAKPDVKGHKRVYVARVLIGDFTQGRAGMITPPSKNSRNAADLYDSVADNQTNPTIFVVFNDIQAYPEYLITFT